One window of Lacerta agilis isolate rLacAgi1 chromosome 14, rLacAgi1.pri, whole genome shotgun sequence genomic DNA carries:
- the LOC117057845 gene encoding olfactory receptor 5B21-like, protein MENFGRGNGTEITTFTLLGFGNDPNLQIPFFMVFVIIYTVTVVGNIIIITLVISDHHLHTPMYYFLGNLSCLETCYTSTVLPRMLASFLTGDRTISVGGCFTQFFWFGTLAIAECYLLAAMSYDRYLAICKPLHYATLMDGKLCFLLSAGSWLCGITVMTIVVSLMSELNFCGPSEVDHFFCELAPVINLSCSDTTMVALVGLIVSVIDAIPSCLLTLMSYVCIIATILRIPSSTGRKKAFSTCSSHLIVVSIFYGSLIFVYVLPKKEALREVDKIFSVFYTVLTPLINPLIYSLRNKEVKEALRRVISKCRVLT, encoded by the coding sequence ATGGAGAATTTTGGCAGAGGCAATGGAACAGAAATAACCACATTTACCCTTCTGGGATTTGGAAATGACCCCAACTTACAAATTCCATTCTTCATGGTGTTCGTAATCATCTACACTGTGACTGTGGttggaaacatcatcatcatcactctgGTAATCTCTGATCATCACCTTCATACTCCCATGTACTACTTCCTTGGAAACTTGTCCTGCTTGGAGACCTGCTACACTTCAACTGTCCTCCCCAGGATGTTAGCCAGCTTCCTGACAGGGGACAGAACTATATCTGTTGGTGGCTGCTTCACACAGTTTTTTTGGTTTGGAACCCTAGCAATTGCTGAATGCTACCTGTTGGCTGCCATGTCCTATGATCGCTATTTAGCCATATGTAAGCCCCTCCACTATGCCACTCTTATGGATGGGAAACTCTGCTTTCTCTTGTCAGCTGGGTCCTGGCTATGTGGGATCACAGTTATGACAATAGTAGTAAGTTTAATGTCAGAACTGAATTTCTGCGGTCCCAGTGAAGTTGATCATTTCTTTTGTGAATTGGCACCAGTGATTAATCTCTCTTGCAGTGATACCACTATGGTGGCACTGGTGGGTCTCATAGTCTCAGTCATAGATGCTATTCCTTCTTGTCTCCTAACACTGATGTCTTATGTGTGTATAATTGCCACCATCTTACGGATCCCATCTTCAACAGGGAGGAAAAAGGCCTTTTCAACCTGTTCTTCCCACCTAATTGTGGTTTCTATATTTTATGGATCATTAATATTTGTATATGTGCTTCCAAAAAAGGAAGCTCTGCGGGAAGTGGACAAAATCTTTTCAGTCTTCTACACAGTCTTAACCCCTCTAATCAATCCCCTTATCTACAGTCTGAGGAACAAAGAGGTGAAAGAAGCTTTAAGGAGAGTCATAAGCAAATGCAGGGTTTTAACATAA